A region of the Fischerella sp. PCC 9605 genome:
AATGATGACAAAAAATGATCCCTAGCCCCCCCTTAAAAAGGGGGGAACAAAGCATAACTTTTTAACGGCACATTGAACTTTAGGATATAGAGGTAATTAGGGAATAAAGCCCTACTTTTGAACGGAATCTTAAACTTGGAAACACTAAAGCAATCGGAAAACTAAGCCCCCCTTAAAAAGGGGGGTTGGGGGGATCTCAAATAGTAAATACTAACCAAAGGTGAAAACATATGAAAAAAGACTTCATGTTTACCTCTGAATCAGTAACTGAGGGGCATCCTGATAAACTTTGCGATCAGATTAGTGATGCGATTGTAGACCGATTTCTTCAGCAAGACCCTTATTCTCGCGTAATTACAGAATGTGCTGTAGCTACAGGTATTGTCTTTATTGCAGCTAGATTTGAACCTAGTGCCAACGTAGATTTTACCAACGTGGCCAGAAAAGTAATTGACCAGGTAGGCTACGAACATACAGAATTTAATGGTAAGACTTGTAGTATTTTGACTAGCCTTTCAGAATTGACTCCTGATGAGAGTTATTCTTTTCATGAAAAAGAACTGTCTGACGAACAAATAGAGCAAATTCCTGTCAAAAACCAAGCAACAGTATTTGGTTTTGCCTGCAATCAAACTTCTGCTTTGATGCCTCTACCAATTTGGTTAGCTCACAAACTAGCAAAACGAATTAGTGAGGTAAGACGCCAAAATATACTCTCTTATCTTACTCCCGATGGCAAAACTCAAGTAGGAGTTGAATATCGCGATCGCCGCCCTTATAGAATTCATAGTCTCACAGTTATTGCCAGTCAAAATAAAGCTAAATATCCTGATTTACAACAACTTCGAGACGATATTTACGAGACAGTAATTAAACCTGTTTTTGATACTGAAGAAATTAAACCAGATGAACAGACGAGAATATTTATCAATCCTGATGGACAATTTATTCGCGGTGGCCCCGCTGCTCACTCTGGGTTAACAGGTCGAAAAAATGCCATAGATACTTATGGAGAATATGCACAGCATAGTGGTTCAGCTCTAAGTGGCAAAGACCCAATTAGAATAGATAGAGTCGGAGCTTATGCCGCCCGTTATGCAGCTAAAAATCTTGTAGCAGCGGGTATTGCTGATGAATGTGAGGTGCAGCTAAGTTACACGATCGGTATTTCCAAACCAGTGAGTATTCAAGTAGAAACTTTTGGAACAGGCAAAATTTCTGATGAAGAAATCACACAACTACTAGCAAAGCATTTTGATTTTCGTTTAGCAGGGATAATTAAGCAGTTTAATTTGAGATTCCTGCCTTCAATCTATAAAGATGGCTTTTACAGAAAACTAGCTACCTATGGTCATGTGGGTAGGATTGATTTGGAACTTCCTTGGGAAAAAACAGATAAAGTTGGTGTGTTTTAAAAGTTATCAACAGTCATTGGTCATTGGTCATTAGTCATTTGTAATTACCAATGACTAATGACAAATTTAAGCAGGTTGAAGTTCTTTTTGACAGTAAAGATAATCACAATAGACTGCCCAAGCTGCCCCAAATAAACCAGTTATAGAACCTGCGATCGCTGCTGCAACACCCCATCCCATTGGCCCAATCCAATCTGTGATTTCACATAATATTGCTGTGGTTGCTTTGGAAACAATGTAAGCCGTTCCTGCTGCTGCTGCTGTTACTAAACCCAACTCTGCCAGCATTTCTATCACTTGTTTGCTGGATAAATCTTCTTGAAAATAGATTTTCCATATAGAAGTGTACATAGCAACATCAGAAGCAGTTAAAATCACCTGTTTTGGAACTTCTACGCCAGGAGTTGGCGCAGCTGAGGCACCACCACTACCAATAGCGCAAGTGGCGATCGCTAAAGCTACTTCTAATCTTTTTTTGCCTAAACTACTCACGGTTTCATCTCCTGTGACTCTTGCAGAGGTAGTATTTAGCCGCGAGGGTTGCATAAACATCAACCTCATACAGTCTATTTACCCTAACTAGAGTAGACCATTGCCTTAGTGTCTTAGTGTCTTAGTGTCTTAGTGGTTCAAAAATTTTTAACCGTTATTATTTTCTACCCCCTTACCTTATCTTTATTTTATTTACGCTCACCAACATTATCTACTCAACTAATGAAATTAGTAGCAATTTTCATGTAGAAAAGTTGTTAGTAATAGGGCGATTAGTCACCCAAACAGGTGATGTCAATCAAATATTCTCAACGATATCTTAAAAGCACCAGAAGTTAAACAACTCTGGAGAATAATATTATGAAAAAGATTATGATGGCAAGTCTAGTAGCTTTAGCTGCTGCTACTGGAATGCTCCTCAACAATCAACCCGCTCAAGCTCATCGGCGTTACCATTATCATCGGCCTTACTATTATCATCGCCTATATCCTTTTCGATTAAACTACTGCTATCCGGTTACTCAATGGCTGGTAGACGAAGATCCCGCCTATCACCCTCAAGCCTACGCTGATGGCTACCGACAAGGACGTGAGAGTGCTAAAAAAGGAAAAGCTTACAAACCACGTACTGCTGGTGGTGAATTTGGTCGTGGTTTTGATGACGGTTATTACGGTAGGAAGTTTGCTGGTCAAAAAAACATAGTTCCTAACGAATATAAGCCATACACCACAACAGAATGCGGTTGGTTTTGATTCTCTTAGGAAGTATGATGTTGTGCTAAAAACTTTTCAGCGGCAGCGCATCGCAATTTTTACAAGGATTGAAATGTAAATTACTGAGGATAATACTGTGTCAAAAATTTCTCAGCCTCAGTCCTATCTTTAATCTCTCCATCCAAGGTAGCAGCTAGCAAATCATCCAGCATTTGCCGATACTGCGGCCCCGGTTTGTAACCAAGTTTCTTCAGATCGTTACCATTGAGAATTGGCTGCACGTTAGCCCAAACTGTCAAGTAATGCCATATTTGCCGCCTAATCGTTCGCGAACTGTGTAGAGCAATTAAAATCAACGTGGGTAAATCGTAACGCCGTAGTAATTTCACCACCTGACTGGGACGCTGGCAAGTGGGTAAAGTTTCCTTTACCTCAGCTTGTGTCTGGGCAAAGTTCTGCAAGCGTTCGATGCTATCTTCTTGCATTTGCAGATTTTTTGCCACCTTGGCTCGATATTCTGGTGTGAGGTGGGCAATGATTGCTTCTAAGCGCATCTGCCAGTGAGTAATCAGCGATTGTTCGGGGTCAAATCTGAGCAAACAGCGTTCTAGCAGTCGTAATTGCCGCCACAACTCCTCATCAAGCTTGAGAGTAGGATGGATGCACTGTAATGCTCCCAAATCTGCCAGTAACTGTAAAGCTGGTTTCCAATAAGGCGCTTCGAGAATGTGCTTTAATTCTGCTTTCAGTCGAGTTTGTAGTGCAGGTGCTTTGCTGTTTTCTCTAGTAGTGCGATCGTAAACACCACTATTTATGGCATAACGAATATACTCTTCTGTTTGCTGTTCAATTTTGAAGCCAAAGCGCACGGCAAAGCGGACGCCGCGATAAATACGGGTGGGGTCTTCAATAAAGCTGTTGGCGTGTAAAACGCGAATTTGCTTAGCTTGCAAATCTAGTAAACCACCAAAGAAATCAAGTAGTTTACCAGCACGAGGAGGTGTGAGTCGCAGTGCGAGGGCATTGATGGTAAAGTCGCGTCGATACAAATCTTGACGAATTGAACTGGCTTCGACTTCAGGATTAGCTGCTGGGTAAGGATAAAATTCAGTTCTGGCAGTCGCAATATCTACCCAGAGAGAATCCAATTCTGGGTCTTTGTGCCAAAGTAGAGCAGCAGTTTGAAAAGCACCGTGAATTTCTAGGCGTGCAGCTGGGTAAAGTTGCTGGAGTGCTTTGGCTAATTCTACACCAGCACCTACATCAGCAGCTTTGTGAAAGCCATCGACTACTAAATCTATATCTTGAATTAACAAAGTGCCAGATGCTTCTTTGGCTAGCAGTAAGTCGCGTACTGCTCCCCCCACTAAATACAAATGCCAACCGCGTTGTTTGGCTTGTGCAGAGGCTTTGGTGAGTAGTTCCCAGAGTTTGGGAGCAAGGCGATCGCGCAATTGACTAAGCGCCGGAATCTCAACACTTTCTTCCCCTTCTTTCCCTTTCTCCCCATCTTCCCATCTCCCCATTGCCCCTAATCCCCACTCCCTAGCGGTCGTGGGGGCCCCGAGTTCCCCATCATTTTGCTGATGTAATTCCCGCAAAACGTCGGTGCGCGTGACAATTCCTACTAACTGCCCATTTTCTAACACTGGCAACCGTCCGATATCATAAGTCACCATTAATGACTCGATTTCTGGCAGAGTAGTATCAGGGGTAATAGTCTTTAAATTTATTGTCATGTAGCCTTTGACTGGTGCATGACTAAAGCCGTGATGCAGGGCAATATCAATGTCTCGACGAGAAATAATACCCACCAACTTACCTTGGGCATCAACTACAGATAAACCAGAGTGTCCGTAGCGTAGTAAAATCCGCTGCGCTTGTTCTATTGTGGTTTCTGGGCGGATGGTACGAACAGGAGATGACATTAAATCTCGTGCCGTTGGTGGATGAGGAACTTGAGCTTTTAACCCTTTTAACAGCTGGTTTAAGATTTGCTGAAAATCTACTCCCCGCAGGTTTAGGGATGTGGCTTGGGAATGTCCGTCGCCGCCTAGCGGTTGAAATATTTGGTTGAGATTGACGCCGGGAATTCGCGATCGCCCAATTACCGTTAAGCGCGAATCATTCTCTCCCAAAGGATATTCGTTAGCTAGCAGTAAAGCATCAATTTCTGTCAACTCCATTAGTTCGGAAGCCAGACTCGATAACCCCGGTACAAAAGCATTGGTTTTCAGCCTTACCCAAGCCAGGGTATACCCTCTTATGCATAAATACTGGAGATTGTCAAGGGCGTCAGATAATAACTGCTGCAATTGGGGAGATAAACCGGGTTCAACATACTCAGCCACTACCGATAAACTAGCACCTTGCTGCATTAACCAAGCTAGAGCCAAGGCATCTCGTGATGTGGCGTGGTCATAAGTGAGTGAACCAGTATCAACGTGGATACCCAAAGCCATTGCCGTTGCTTCCGCGACAGAAAGGGAAATTTGCCGTTTTTGTAGTTCCTCGACAATTAGAGTTGTGGTGGCTCCTACGTCGGAAATATGGAATTTAGTTGCAGGGATATCGCCATGTTGTTCGAGGTGGTGATCGTAAACGATGATTTCTTTAATGTGGGGTAAATCTAACCATTCAGCAGCTTTACCCAGGCGATCGCGGTATTGCGTATCCACCACAGTCAGAGAGCGAATTTTTTTCGGATTGACCGAACGCCTTTCTATTAGCGCGTACTCATCCCGATGCAACGCCAAAAACTCCCGTACAGGTGGATGAGCACCGCCAGTTAACACAATCTTGCTACCTGGGAGCAACCGCGTTAGTCCTACCGCCGCCCCCAGTGCGTCAAAATCAGCTGTTGTGTGGCACAGAATTAAGTCCATAGTCATTAGTCATTGGTCATTAGTCATTGGTCATTGGTCATTGGTCATTGGTCAAAAGCTATTCAAAAAGCACAAATAACTAATGACAAAGGACAGATGACGAAGGACTAATAACTAAAGTGTTGCAGTTTCCGCCAGCTTAACCAATTAAAGAAAATAGTCGGTTTTGCTCTGTAAATATTCTATCTTTAGCTCTATCCGACATCAGCCCACATCGTATATTCATAAGCTAAAAGGCATTTAATTTGCATTCTCAAAAAAATCAAACTCTTGTGGGGTGGGCGTCTCGCCCGCCCTGACTATGCAACTTAAATGCACATCAGCTTACCCTGTAGGGAACCTAAAGCGTAGAGTTGGTGTTGAGATGAATAGCAGCACAAAAACTAAACGCTGTTTAACCAATCCGAACCATAGGTTCTGGGCATGAAGGGCAGTTGAGCTTTTGTCAATGTTTGTTTATGATCTACAAAGTGGTTTAAGCTAATCACCACTCCACTCAAAAACTAAACTTTTTATATTTTTCGGTGCGGAGGGGCATCCCGTATCGTTAATAAAGCTCAGTTAATGTCCGACGGAATACCGGGAGTCGCTGAGAATTCTACACCGTGATGCTTTCAGTCGGTGTAGGATGATGTCACTATCTTCGCTGTCTTGGGATAAGGGAAAATGACTATTATATTCCAAATTGCTTTGTTAGCTCTGGTTCTTGTGTCGTTTGCGATGGTAATTGGCGTTCCTGTTGCCTATGCCACTCCCCAAAACTGGAATGAATCTAAAAGATTGCTGTGGCTTGGCTCTGGAGCCTGGATTGCCTTGGTGCTTTTAGTGGCAGCCTTAAGCTTTTTCGTAGTCTAACCAACTGCCGCGACATCAAAAAAGTTAATAGCATAAAAAAAGGGGCAGAGGAGCCACAAGAGGAAACGGGGAAACGGAGACACGGAGACACGGGGACAAATAAATTCAAAAGAAAATTCATTTTGAATTCTTTGTCTCCCCATCTCCCTATCTCCCCATCTCCCCATCTTCTTATTTCCGCTGCTCCTGTTGCCTTTAGAGAAGAATGTATATATTTGCAAGAGTATAGTTGATTTAGAGGCGGTCATGGCAGTTTTCGAGGGAACTTTTACGCAGACAGAGCCTTTGCGGTTTGCATTGGTAATTGGTCGATTCAATGACCTAGTTACCACGAAACTGCTGGAAGGGTGTCAAGATTGCTTGAAACGCCACGGCGTCGATGTCGATCCTCACGGCTCTCAAGTAGACTATGTTTGGGTGCCGGGAAGTTTTGAAGTTCCAGTGGTAGCTCGCCAACTTGCGCTTTCGGGTCGCTACGATGCCATAATTTGTATGGGTGCCGTCATCAAGGGGCAAACACCTCATTTTGATTATGTTTCATCTGAGGTAGCAAAAGGTATTGCCGCTGCTTCTTTTCAAACTGGCGTACCGGTGATTTTTGGCATTTTGACAACCGACACCATGCAGCAAGCCTTGGAACGGGCTGGTATTAAAAGCAATCATGGTTGGGACTACGCCATGTCAGCATTGGAAATGGGTAGCCTGATGCGAAAATTACGTTCTAACCTAGCTCAGCCATATTCTGGTCATTCCCAATCTTTACCAGGTTCGCTCAAAAGTGCTAGTCTAGGCGAACTTTCGGCGTCTGGGGAAGAACTAGGTTGATCGGCAGTTAACCAAGGAAAGGTAACAAAAGAGACGCGATATATCGCGTCTCTGCTTGTATAATTCGTAAAGAGCTAGGGTTACTCTCATGAAATTAGACCGTATCACCAGCAATCCCAATCGGATGAATGGACAACCCTGCATTCGTAATCTTCGTCTTACTGTTCGTCGAGTGATTGAGTTACTCGCGACTTACCCCAATCGAGAAGAACTGTGCCAAGAGTTCCCAGAACTAGAAGAGGAAGACATTCGGCAAGCCTTAATCTTTGCTTCTTCCTACTTGGACGATCGCATCATAGAACTATCCCCAAACAATGAAACTGCTGCTTGATCAGGGACTACCACGTTCTGCGGTAAATTTATTGCGTGAAGTTGGTGTCGATACAATCCATGTGGCTGAGATTGGTTTATCAGCAGTAGATGATATAGACATCCTTCAGAGGGCACGGGAAGAGGAGCATTGATAAGACTCTCAGTACAGGCAAAATAGAAATCAGTGACTTTCATCAAGCCAAGGTTGCGAAGATGGGATTTGATCTAACCGATTTCACTTGCTTCCTCTTCAAAAGCAAAATTGCTTTTACTTGGCATCGTCTCAAAAACCTTAACAATATGTACGAAGAGTTGTGCCGTGAATGGTTCCTCCCGACTTTTCTAGCTCAGTATCTCTCCTACCCTGATTATCCGAATGAGCTTGATATTAGAAGGTGATTAGTGTTAAATAACAGTAAACTGTTGCTTCTGGGTTAAACATATCGCAATACCTTTCTCGTAATAAGCTGCTTCGTTGATAAAGACTGGATAAACTGTTGATTTTCCTTCATAACTAATAGTTCTGCCATCAAAGCTTAAGAACATCGGATCGCCAGGATTGAGAGGTTCATAATCTCTAAATTGAAGTTTTGGGTGAATCATTGCTTGAATCTCTCCATGCTCGTTTTTGGGGTAATCAATTGCACCCGCAGATTGATAGAGTGTGAGCGTTTTATTTGTTTGGGCGATAGTGGCTTGGTTGCACTTTTCTAAATAGTCCAAAACGGCATAAATAAATTCTTCTGTTTTCTGAAATAATTCTGCATTTAAGACACCCTGAGCTACTGGCCCTACTTCGATAGCAAAACCAAATTCACACAGAGAAATGAGGAAAGAACTTTCTTGATTGGGTTGTGTGGTGATAACTTTTACCAAAGGATTTATTGAACTCAGGTAAGCTGCTAATTGCAGGAGAAAAGGATGCTGGTTGGTCAGAATGATAGTCAATCCCATGTTTGCAGTTGTGCTGTGAAAGTCTACAATTACATCCACCTGCGATTTACCTTTAGACCCGAGTATTTTATTGATATCCTTTGCTCGTGTATCTTCATAGCTGGAGAGTGTCGGATTTTCCAAGTCTTCACTCAAGAAGCAGCGATTTAAGTCTTTGTCGATGTAACGCTTGCATTCTGCAAAAGCTTTAGGATTACCCAACAATGTCAGTGTTTCAAAACTGGGTCGTTTAATTAAGTCGGGAAATTGCTCAAACTTTTTAATCAGATATGCTCCTGTAAACTCATTCCCGTGGGTTCCACCAATAATTGCAACCCTGTTAATTTGATTCATATATTTTTGTTGTTTGTTGTGTGCTGTTTGTTGTTTGGAACTACTAACTACTGTAAGGGTGGGTTTAGCCATCATTTTAGTAGGCTGGAAAGACAATTATCTCTTGCCCCTACAACCACTAACTACCAACCACTAACCACCAACCACCAACCACCAACCACTAACAACCAACAAATAACGACAAAGCGATCGCATGATGGAGGAGCGATCGCTGTCAAAATTATGGATTTGAGACTCATTCTCAATCCATAATTAATTGATCAATCTATTGATTTATCGATTTACCGCTGCTTCTCGCGCCGCAGCTGCCTGATCTGGGTGAATACCCAAGCGTGTCAGATTAATCCGACCCTTGTTATCAATTTCACGCACTTTCACAATTACTTCATCACCGACAGTGACTTCATCCTCAACTTTGCCGACACGATAGTCAGCTAATTGAGAAATATGGATCATGCCTTCTTTGCCTGGCAAAAACTCTACGAATGCACCAATCGGTATAATTCTGGTCACGCGACCTACGTAGACATCACCTTCATTGAGCTTGCGCGTCATGCCTTGGATGATATTTTTAGCTTTCTTAGCTTTATTTTCATCCACAGCAGAAATCGTTACCGTGCCGTCATCATCTATGTCAATTTTAGCACCAGTCTCTTCAGTAATACCCTTGATGGTCTTACCTCCAGGCCCAATCACCAGACCAATCATGTCTGGGTCAATCCTGATGCTTAAAAGACGTGGGGCATAGGCTGACATCTCTGTACGCGGTTGGTCAATAGTCTGGAGCATTTTCTCCAGAATATGCAAACGTGCTGCTCTAGCTTGGTGGACTGCTTGGGAGATGATATCTAAGGACAAACCGCTGATTTTCATATCCATTTGCAAGGCAGTAATTCCCGTATCTGTCCCTGCAACCTTAAAGTCCATGTCACCCAAAAAGTCTTCGATGCCCTGAATGTCTGTCAGAACTCGTACTTGGTCGCCTTCTTTAATCAGACCCATAGCTGCACCGCTGACTGGTTTGGCAATGGGTACACCAGCATCCATCAAAGCTAGTGTAGAACCACACACTGAACCCATCGAGGTGGAACCATTGGAAGAAAGTACTTCCGATACAATCCGAATTACGTAAGGGAATTCCTCTTTTGGTGGTAGCACAGGTAATATCGCTCTTTCCGCCAGCGCTCCGTGACCGATTTCCCGGCGTCCTGGTGCCCGCAGGGGTTTGGTTTCCCCAACTGAGAATGGCGGGAAGTTATAATGGTGCATGTAGCGCTTTTGTTGGTCTTGTTGCAAATCATCATTTAAGGTTTGCACATCTCCCGGTGTGCCGAGAGTACAAGCTGATAGCACCTGGGTTAGGCCTCGGTTAAATAAACCGCTACCGTGAACGCGCTTGGGCAATAAATTAACTAGACAAGAAACAGGGCGGACTTCATCTAGTTTGCGGCCATCAACTCGTACGTCATCTTCGATGATTTGACGGCGCATTAACTTCTTAGTAATTTCTTTGAAAGTATTGTCAAGTGCTTTGCGATCGGCAGTGGTGGCAACTCGAATTGGGTCTTCTTCTGGCAGTTCGGCGATCGCGGCGACAATTGTTTCTTTGACTGCATCTAAAGCAGTATCGCGCTGATTTTTATCGAAATCAAATTGCGACAGGATTTTCTTAATTTCATCGGTAGCGCGATCGCTGATAAAGTTATCCAGCGACGAGTCCACCTCTGGTGGTGGTTCGTGGACAATTTCTAAGCCCAGTTCTGCTATTAAATCTTGCTGCGCTTTGATTAAATCCTGCACAGCTTCATAGCCAAATTCAATCGCTTCAATAATATCTCGTTCGGGCAGTTGATTGGCTCCTGCCTCCACCATAATCACACCATCCGGTGAACCTGCTACCACCAAATCTAGGTCTCCGGCTTCAATTTCCGCGTAAGTGGGGTTAATAATAAAATCATCACCCACTAAACCAACTCGCACTGCTGCCATTGGTCCATTGAACGGAATCTTCGCAAGGAGAGTGGCAATAGAAGCACCAGTAACTGCCAATACATCTGGTGGTACTAACTCATCCATAGAAAGAGTTAGTGCCACAACTTGCAGGTCATCCCGCAACCAAGACGGGAACAAAGGACGCAAAGGACGGTCAATAAGACGACTAGTCAGAATTGCTCTTTCTGGCGGACGGCCTTCCCGTCGTAATAATCCTCCAGGAATCCTACCTGCTGCGTACAGTCTTTCTTCGTAATCTACGGTGAGGGGCAGAAAATCGACGCC
Encoded here:
- the ribH gene encoding 6,7-dimethyl-8-ribityllumazine synthase, whose protein sequence is MAVFEGTFTQTEPLRFALVIGRFNDLVTTKLLEGCQDCLKRHGVDVDPHGSQVDYVWVPGSFEVPVVARQLALSGRYDAIICMGAVIKGQTPHFDYVSSEVAKGIAAASFQTGVPVIFGILTTDTMQQALERAGIKSNHGWDYAMSALEMGSLMRKLRSNLAQPYSGHSQSLPGSLKSASLGELSASGEELG
- a CDS encoding polyribonucleotide nucleotidyltransferase is translated as MGEFEKSISFDGRDIRLKVGLLAPQAGGSVLIQSGDTAVLVTATRSAAREGVDFLPLTVDYEERLYAAGRIPGGLLRREGRPPERAILTSRLIDRPLRPLFPSWLRDDLQVVALTLSMDELVPPDVLAVTGASIATLLAKIPFNGPMAAVRVGLVGDDFIINPTYAEIEAGDLDLVVAGSPDGVIMVEAGANQLPERDIIEAIEFGYEAVQDLIKAQQDLIAELGLEIVHEPPPEVDSSLDNFISDRATDEIKKILSQFDFDKNQRDTALDAVKETIVAAIAELPEEDPIRVATTADRKALDNTFKEITKKLMRRQIIEDDVRVDGRKLDEVRPVSCLVNLLPKRVHGSGLFNRGLTQVLSACTLGTPGDVQTLNDDLQQDQQKRYMHHYNFPPFSVGETKPLRAPGRREIGHGALAERAILPVLPPKEEFPYVIRIVSEVLSSNGSTSMGSVCGSTLALMDAGVPIAKPVSGAAMGLIKEGDQVRVLTDIQGIEDFLGDMDFKVAGTDTGITALQMDMKISGLSLDIISQAVHQARAARLHILEKMLQTIDQPRTEMSAYAPRLLSIRIDPDMIGLVIGPGGKTIKGITEETGAKIDIDDDGTVTISAVDENKAKKAKNIIQGMTRKLNEGDVYVGRVTRIIPIGAFVEFLPGKEGMIHISQLADYRVGKVEDEVTVGDEVIVKVREIDNKGRINLTRLGIHPDQAAAAREAAVNR
- a CDS encoding DUF433 domain-containing protein → MKLDRITSNPNRMNGQPCIRNLRLTVRRVIELLATYPNREELCQEFPELEEEDIRQALIFASSYLDDRIIELSPNNETAA
- the metK gene encoding methionine adenosyltransferase, yielding MKKDFMFTSESVTEGHPDKLCDQISDAIVDRFLQQDPYSRVITECAVATGIVFIAARFEPSANVDFTNVARKVIDQVGYEHTEFNGKTCSILTSLSELTPDESYSFHEKELSDEQIEQIPVKNQATVFGFACNQTSALMPLPIWLAHKLAKRISEVRRQNILSYLTPDGKTQVGVEYRDRRPYRIHSLTVIASQNKAKYPDLQQLRDDIYETVIKPVFDTEEIKPDEQTRIFINPDGQFIRGGPAAHSGLTGRKNAIDTYGEYAQHSGSALSGKDPIRIDRVGAYAARYAAKNLVAAGIADECEVQLSYTIGISKPVSIQVETFGTGKISDEEITQLLAKHFDFRLAGIIKQFNLRFLPSIYKDGFYRKLATYGHVGRIDLELPWEKTDKVGVF
- a CDS encoding aspartoacylase, which translates into the protein MNQINRVAIIGGTHGNEFTGAYLIKKFEQFPDLIKRPSFETLTLLGNPKAFAECKRYIDKDLNRCFLSEDLENPTLSSYEDTRAKDINKILGSKGKSQVDVIVDFHSTTANMGLTIILTNQHPFLLQLAAYLSSINPLVKVITTQPNQESSFLISLCEFGFAIEVGPVAQGVLNAELFQKTEEFIYAVLDYLEKCNQATIAQTNKTLTLYQSAGAIDYPKNEHGEIQAMIHPKLQFRDYEPLNPGDPMFLSFDGRTISYEGKSTVYPVFINEAAYYEKGIAICLTQKQQFTVI
- a CDS encoding DUF5615 family PIN-like protein, whose amino-acid sequence is MKLLLDQGLPRSAVNLLREVGVDTIHVAEIGLSAVDDIDILQRAREEEH
- the psbZ gene encoding photosystem II reaction center protein PsbZ, whose protein sequence is MTIIFQIALLALVLVSFAMVIGVPVAYATPQNWNESKRLLWLGSGAWIALVLLVAALSFFVV
- a CDS encoding CBS domain-containing protein, yielding MDLILCHTTADFDALGAAVGLTRLLPGSKIVLTGGAHPPVREFLALHRDEYALIERRSVNPKKIRSLTVVDTQYRDRLGKAAEWLDLPHIKEIIVYDHHLEQHGDIPATKFHISDVGATTTLIVEELQKRQISLSVAEATAMALGIHVDTGSLTYDHATSRDALALAWLMQQGASLSVVAEYVEPGLSPQLQQLLSDALDNLQYLCIRGYTLAWVRLKTNAFVPGLSSLASELMELTEIDALLLANEYPLGENDSRLTVIGRSRIPGVNLNQIFQPLGGDGHSQATSLNLRGVDFQQILNQLLKGLKAQVPHPPTARDLMSSPVRTIRPETTIEQAQRILLRYGHSGLSVVDAQGKLVGIISRRDIDIALHHGFSHAPVKGYMTINLKTITPDTTLPEIESLMVTYDIGRLPVLENGQLVGIVTRTDVLRELHQQNDGELGAPTTAREWGLGAMGRWEDGEKGKEGEESVEIPALSQLRDRLAPKLWELLTKASAQAKQRGWHLYLVGGAVRDLLLAKEASGTLLIQDIDLVVDGFHKAADVGAGVELAKALQQLYPAARLEIHGAFQTAALLWHKDPELDSLWVDIATARTEFYPYPAANPEVEASSIRQDLYRRDFTINALALRLTPPRAGKLLDFFGGLLDLQAKQIRVLHANSFIEDPTRIYRGVRFAVRFGFKIEQQTEEYIRYAINSGVYDRTTRENSKAPALQTRLKAELKHILEAPYWKPALQLLADLGALQCIHPTLKLDEELWRQLRLLERCLLRFDPEQSLITHWQMRLEAIIAHLTPEYRAKVAKNLQMQEDSIERLQNFAQTQAEVKETLPTCQRPSQVVKLLRRYDLPTLILIALHSSRTIRRQIWHYLTVWANVQPILNGNDLKKLGYKPGPQYRQMLDDLLAATLDGEIKDRTEAEKFLTQYYPQ